The following proteins come from a genomic window of Flavobacterium crocinum:
- a CDS encoding slipin family protein, producing MIKKIKIGGYQVGLVFENRKLVKVLEEGLHWIFGNKNVLIYDMNAVFQAPFELNILLENEVLASMLEIVEVADNEIVLQFVNGNFKEVLTPGRYAFWKGIVKNEFTKADLSKIEITEDIKVNLLENVKMRYFVRKFIVASNDKALLFVNGTFVKELKSGTHYFWNNAITIEVKTIDMRQQQVEISGQELLTKDKAGLRINFFVRYQVVDIMKALIENKDFEKQLYVAMQLALRAFIGGLTLDELLNKKDAIAEEILAEVASKIENLGLKISDAGIRDVILPGDMKEIMNQVLVAEKKAQANSIMRREETASTRSLLNTAKLMEENEMLWKLKEMEYVEKIADKIGEITISGGGNVIGQLKEIFVK from the coding sequence ATGATAAAGAAAATTAAAATCGGAGGATACCAAGTGGGCTTGGTCTTCGAAAACAGAAAATTAGTAAAAGTATTAGAAGAAGGTTTACACTGGATTTTTGGAAACAAAAATGTGTTGATCTACGATATGAATGCCGTTTTTCAGGCTCCATTTGAATTGAATATTTTATTGGAAAATGAAGTTTTGGCTTCAATGCTTGAAATTGTTGAGGTTGCCGATAACGAAATTGTATTGCAGTTCGTGAATGGAAACTTTAAAGAAGTTTTAACTCCAGGAAGATATGCTTTCTGGAAAGGAATTGTGAAAAATGAATTCACAAAGGCTGATTTGTCAAAAATCGAAATCACAGAAGACATTAAGGTAAACTTATTGGAAAATGTGAAAATGAGATACTTCGTAAGAAAGTTTATTGTAGCGAGCAACGACAAAGCGTTGTTGTTTGTGAACGGAACTTTTGTAAAAGAGTTGAAATCTGGAACGCATTACTTCTGGAACAACGCGATTACAATCGAAGTAAAAACAATCGATATGAGACAACAGCAAGTTGAAATATCAGGTCAGGAATTGTTGACTAAAGATAAAGCGGGATTGAGAATCAATTTCTTTGTGAGATACCAAGTAGTTGATATTATGAAAGCTTTGATAGAAAACAAGGACTTTGAAAAGCAATTGTATGTAGCAATGCAATTGGCTTTAAGAGCTTTTATCGGAGGTTTGACCTTGGATGAATTGTTAAACAAAAAAGATGCTATTGCGGAAGAAATTCTGGCAGAAGTGGCTTCAAAAATCGAAAACTTAGGTTTGAAAATTTCAGACGCCGGAATAAGAGATGTAATTCTTCCAGGTGATATGAAAGAGATTATGAATCAGGTTTTGGTTGCAGAGAAAAAAGCACAGGCGAACAGCATCATGAGAAGAGAAGAAACGGCTTCAACAAGAAGTTTGTTAAACACAGCTAAGCTGATGGAAGAAAACGAAATGCTGTGGAAGTTGAAAGAGATGGAATACGTTGAAAAAATCGCGGATAAAATTGGTGAAATCACCATTTCTGGAGGCGGAAACGTAATTGGTCAATTGAAAGAAATCTTCGTAAAGTAA
- a CDS encoding 3'-5' exonuclease, which produces MKTTDKIIIIDLEATCWQGAVPKGQQNEIIEIGLAVLDTETGVISQNKGILIKPQHSSVSPFCTELTTITQNLLNKNGVGFEEAVDLLIDEYNPDLYTWASYGQYDLNMLMKQCKSFGISYPMGEEHINVKEHFAEKFGLKRSTGMNGALQLLNIPLEGTHHRGIDDAKNIAKILDWCLKN; this is translated from the coding sequence ATGAAAACTACAGATAAAATCATCATTATTGATTTAGAAGCCACATGCTGGCAGGGAGCAGTCCCGAAAGGCCAGCAAAATGAAATTATAGAAATCGGATTAGCGGTTTTGGATACAGAAACAGGAGTAATCAGCCAGAATAAAGGCATTTTAATCAAACCACAGCATTCCAGTGTGAGTCCGTTTTGTACAGAACTGACAACTATTACTCAGAATTTACTGAACAAAAACGGAGTTGGTTTTGAAGAAGCTGTCGATTTGCTAATCGACGAATATAATCCCGATTTATATACTTGGGCAAGTTACGGTCAGTACGATTTGAATATGCTCATGAAGCAATGTAAATCCTTTGGTATTTCCTATCCGATGGGAGAGGAACACATCAATGTAAAAGAGCATTTTGCCGAAAAGTTTGGTCTTAAAAGATCCACTGGAATGAATGGTGCTTTGCAATTATTGAATATTCCACTGGAGGGAACACATCATAGAGGTATTGACGATGCAAAAAATATCGCTAAGATTTTGGATTGGTGCCTTAAGAACTAG
- a CDS encoding TonB-dependent receptor domain-containing protein — MKKSKQILVTAILLFAFQNSFSQKTNSINGTVSDGKIPVEFVDVVLKPANDTTKTTAYAVTDVSGKFILGNINTADYVLKLRLIGFKTITQKVKYTGTPISLGTIILQEDANLLNTVVVSSQKKQIQKTNEGFVFNAVSNISQSGGTAIDMLKNIPTVSVDADDAISLRGKTPLILINGKNSAITDMNQIPASSIESIEIITSPTAKYDANAESGIINIKLKKNNSNGLNGAAVLGGGFGAKGRMNSSVLLNNKTDKWNIGIAYDNRFAGRTKKIKGERTNYFIEDEHFINQNRSDQRTEGLQNLKFNVDFSPNDNNTFSFEALGNLENKDNDETLKTDIFNNSGQFFSGNQRHSIEIQKAKAAEMAFNYDRKFSDVRKSLNASITTSFNFGKENTDIDTNKYDENETIIGDPFLQQTHNYAKENISNAILNYAFPISEKATIETGYKGTLRFFNSDFQSADFVNNEYVVNPLVSNIFDFNEQINAVYGLWNSYSGSEENQKWKYNIGLRAEQVSNNGKTENGSDRFSNNYTKLFPSASLQLNIKSNESLKLGYSKRINRPDLDDLNPFVDITDALNPHGGNPYLKPEIIHIAELNYNKEWENYSLSANAFYRNAKDAIRQYSILQDNGAVLLQPQNIGSTITYGLETICSFKPFSFYDANISLTAFEQQINADNLVQAEDAVKNAFSWYGKIINNFVPWRGGKLQIIGNYNSSVATAQGKRIPIYNIDMGFQQKLGKSNARLGLVVTDMFNTLESGYKNNTLLFSNNRTSKSDTRALMVTFAYTFKSDFKEKLLENQFSTE, encoded by the coding sequence ATGAAAAAATCGAAACAAATTTTAGTCACTGCAATTTTATTATTTGCCTTTCAAAACTCTTTTAGTCAAAAAACGAATTCGATAAACGGAACCGTTTCAGACGGAAAAATACCTGTCGAATTTGTAGATGTTGTTTTAAAACCTGCTAATGATACCACCAAAACGACTGCCTATGCAGTTACAGATGTTTCGGGAAAATTCATTCTGGGAAACATCAATACCGCCGATTATGTATTAAAATTGAGATTGATTGGTTTTAAAACCATTACTCAAAAAGTAAAATACACCGGAACTCCAATTTCACTTGGAACTATTATTTTGCAGGAAGATGCAAACCTTCTTAATACTGTAGTGGTAAGTTCTCAGAAAAAACAAATTCAGAAAACAAATGAAGGTTTTGTTTTTAATGCGGTTTCAAATATTTCGCAGTCTGGCGGAACAGCAATTGATATGTTAAAAAATATTCCAACCGTCTCTGTTGATGCCGATGATGCTATTTCACTAAGAGGAAAAACACCACTGATTCTAATTAACGGAAAAAATTCTGCCATTACCGACATGAATCAAATTCCGGCCAGCAGTATTGAGAGTATAGAAATTATTACAAGTCCAACCGCAAAATATGATGCCAATGCAGAAAGCGGCATCATTAATATTAAACTTAAAAAGAATAATTCAAATGGTTTAAATGGAGCTGCTGTTCTTGGCGGTGGATTTGGTGCAAAAGGCAGAATGAATAGTTCTGTTCTTTTGAATAATAAAACAGATAAATGGAATATAGGAATAGCTTACGACAATCGTTTTGCCGGCCGAACAAAAAAAATTAAAGGTGAAAGAACTAATTATTTTATTGAAGATGAACATTTTATTAACCAAAACAGAAGCGACCAACGAACAGAAGGTTTGCAGAATTTAAAATTCAATGTTGATTTTTCTCCAAATGACAACAATACCTTTTCATTTGAAGCGCTTGGAAATCTGGAAAACAAAGACAATGATGAAACCTTAAAAACAGATATTTTCAACAATTCCGGTCAGTTTTTCTCCGGAAATCAACGCCATTCAATAGAAATTCAAAAAGCCAAAGCTGCAGAAATGGCTTTCAATTATGATCGAAAATTTTCTGACGTCAGAAAAAGTTTAAATGCCAGTATCACCACATCATTTAATTTTGGAAAAGAAAACACTGATATCGATACCAATAAATACGATGAAAATGAAACCATAATTGGAGATCCTTTTTTACAGCAAACTCATAATTATGCAAAAGAAAATATCTCAAATGCAATTCTGAATTACGCTTTTCCTATCTCAGAAAAAGCTACAATTGAAACAGGATATAAAGGAACATTAAGATTCTTCAATTCCGATTTTCAAAGCGCAGATTTCGTTAACAATGAATATGTAGTGAATCCGCTGGTAAGTAATATTTTTGATTTTAATGAACAAATTAACGCTGTTTACGGACTTTGGAATTCTTATTCAGGATCAGAAGAAAATCAAAAATGGAAATACAACATTGGTCTTCGCGCTGAACAGGTTTCAAATAACGGAAAAACTGAAAATGGAAGTGATCGCTTCTCCAACAATTATACAAAGCTTTTCCCTTCTGCCTCTTTACAATTGAATATAAAATCAAACGAGTCATTAAAATTGGGATACAGCAAAAGAATCAATCGCCCGGACTTGGATGATTTAAATCCATTTGTTGATATTACAGATGCACTCAATCCTCATGGAGGAAACCCTTATTTAAAACCTGAAATCATTCATATCGCAGAGTTAAATTATAATAAAGAATGGGAGAATTACTCGCTTTCTGCCAATGCTTTTTACAGAAATGCAAAAGATGCCATCAGACAGTATTCAATACTACAAGATAATGGAGCGGTTTTGTTACAGCCTCAAAATATTGGAAGTACAATAACTTATGGACTGGAAACGATCTGTAGTTTTAAACCATTTTCTTTTTATGACGCGAATATCAGTCTGACCGCTTTTGAACAGCAAATCAATGCAGATAATCTGGTACAAGCTGAAGATGCTGTAAAAAATGCTTTCAGCTGGTACGGAAAAATCATTAATAATTTTGTTCCCTGGAGAGGTGGAAAACTGCAGATTATCGGAAACTATAATTCTTCGGTTGCAACAGCACAGGGAAAAAGAATTCCAATTTACAATATAGACATGGGTTTTCAGCAGAAACTAGGAAAAAGTAATGCCCGCTTAGGTTTGGTTGTAACGGATATGTTTAATACTCTGGAAAGCGGTTATAAAAACAATACTTTATTATTCAGCAACAACAGAACTTCTAAATCGGACACTCGTGCTTTAATGGTCACTTTCGCTTACACTTTCAAATCTGATTTTAAAGAAAAATTACTGGAAAATCAATTTTCTACAGAATAA
- a CDS encoding AAA family ATPase — translation MNATAKLNAVLKYIKETFVGKNEIIDLLGIGLMARENAFLLGPPGTAKSAIVRSLSKGIEGDKNFEYLLTRFTEPNEIFGPFDIRKLKEGELITNTDGMMPEASMVFLDEIFNANSAILNSLLMALNEKIFRRGKETKKLPALMFVGASNLMPEDESLNALLDRFLIRIKCDYVEPDLLHQVLLAGWKLEGSVTEEVPTISADEVRELQKLCRQVDLSATRKEYVDIIHSLRNTGIKVSDRRAVKLQNLIAASALMCGRKESIVSDFWVLKYIWDNEEQIEILEGIINKIIEKDTSTEAHPQAMYNKTPDAESVMKEVNYLIEKWQEDSLSFEEQNVIKDKLRYIQTRCDWIKDAEKKKYIQEHIESLWQKILQTI, via the coding sequence ATGAATGCTACAGCTAAATTAAATGCCGTTTTAAAATATATCAAAGAAACTTTTGTTGGTAAAAATGAAATCATCGATTTGTTGGGAATTGGATTAATGGCACGAGAAAATGCCTTTTTGCTTGGGCCTCCGGGAACGGCAAAAAGTGCCATCGTGAGATCGCTTTCTAAAGGAATCGAGGGCGACAAAAATTTCGAATATCTGTTAACCCGTTTTACAGAACCTAACGAGATTTTTGGACCGTTTGATATTCGAAAACTGAAAGAAGGAGAATTGATTACGAATACTGACGGAATGATGCCGGAAGCTTCGATGGTTTTCCTGGATGAGATTTTTAACGCCAATTCGGCTATCCTGAACAGTTTGCTGATGGCGCTTAACGAGAAAATCTTTCGTCGTGGTAAGGAAACTAAAAAATTACCGGCCTTGATGTTCGTTGGCGCAAGTAACCTTATGCCCGAAGATGAATCGTTAAATGCTTTACTAGACCGTTTTTTGATTCGTATAAAATGTGATTACGTAGAACCGGATTTACTGCATCAGGTGTTACTTGCAGGATGGAAACTGGAAGGTTCGGTAACGGAAGAAGTACCAACCATTTCGGCAGATGAGGTTCGCGAATTGCAAAAACTTTGTCGTCAGGTCGATTTGAGTGCTACACGAAAAGAATATGTAGATATTATTCATAGCCTTCGAAATACCGGAATCAAAGTTTCTGACCGACGTGCCGTAAAACTTCAGAACCTTATCGCGGCAAGTGCTTTAATGTGCGGTAGAAAAGAATCGATTGTATCCGATTTCTGGGTGTTGAAATACATCTGGGACAACGAAGAGCAAATTGAAATTCTGGAAGGAATCATCAATAAAATTATTGAAAAAGATACTTCTACAGAAGCACATCCACAGGCGATGTACAACAAAACACCGGATGCAGAAAGTGTAATGAAGGAAGTAAATTATCTGATCGAAAAATGGCAGGAAGACAGTCTTTCTTTTGAAGAACAGAACGTAATCAAAGATAAATTACGATACATTCAAACGCGTTGCGACTGGATTAAAGACGCAGAAAAGAAAAAATATATTCAGGAACATATAGAATCTTTGTGGCAAAAAATTCTGCAAACTATTTAA
- a CDS encoding AMP-dependent synthetase/ligase: MVSITRLFDFPYYQQETYNLQVALATKKNGIWEKTSSQEYIAKANAISRALLRMSVQKDDKIALISSNNRTEWNIMDIGILQTGAQNVPIYPTIAEEDYEYILNHSGSIYCFVSDDEVLQKVNAIKANVPTLKEVYSFNEIPGCKHWSELLNLGADESNQSEVEARKDSIHTDDLATIIYTSGTTGRPKGVMLSHKNIVSNVLDSAPRIPFDPGKSTALSFLPICHIFERMILYIYQYYGVSVYFGESIDKISDNLKEVRPTVITAVPRLLEKVYDKIYAKGAELTGIKKKLFFWAIDLGLKYEPYGANGAWYEFQLKIARKLIFSKWKEGLGGNLDLMVSGSAALQPRLTRVFAAAEIPVMEGYGLTETSPVIAVNDQRDKGFKIGTVGKPIRNLEVKIAQDGEILIKGPNVMLGYYKDEEKTAEALQDGYFHTGDIGEIDSEGFLKITDRKKEMFKTSGGKYIAPQMIENAMKQSRFIEQIMVVGEGEKMPGAFIQPNFEFVKEWAKIHKITLGSTDAEISSNPDVIKRIDEEVESINKKFGHWEQIKRFELTPDVWSIDGGQLTPTLKLKRKIIKEIYKDLYAKIYGQN, translated from the coding sequence ATGGTTTCAATCACACGCCTTTTTGATTTTCCCTATTATCAACAAGAAACTTACAACCTCCAGGTTGCTCTCGCAACTAAGAAAAACGGAATCTGGGAAAAAACATCTAGCCAGGAATATATTGCAAAAGCAAATGCTATTTCGAGAGCATTATTGCGCATGAGCGTACAGAAAGATGATAAAATTGCATTAATCTCTTCCAATAACAGAACCGAATGGAACATTATGGATATTGGTATCCTGCAAACAGGTGCACAAAATGTCCCTATTTATCCAACTATTGCAGAAGAAGATTACGAATATATTTTAAACCATAGTGGTAGTATTTACTGTTTTGTATCAGATGATGAAGTATTACAAAAAGTAAACGCAATTAAAGCCAATGTACCAACTTTGAAAGAAGTTTATTCTTTTAACGAAATTCCGGGATGTAAACACTGGAGCGAACTTTTAAATTTGGGTGCAGATGAAAGCAACCAAAGTGAAGTTGAGGCCAGAAAAGACAGCATTCATACAGATGACTTGGCAACAATAATTTATACTTCCGGGACAACCGGAAGACCAAAAGGTGTAATGCTTTCTCACAAAAATATTGTTTCAAACGTTCTGGACAGCGCACCTAGAATTCCGTTTGATCCGGGAAAAAGTACAGCTTTAAGCTTCCTGCCTATTTGCCATATTTTTGAACGAATGATTTTATACATCTATCAATATTATGGTGTTTCGGTTTATTTTGGAGAATCTATTGATAAAATTAGTGACAACTTAAAAGAAGTACGTCCAACTGTAATTACGGCTGTACCAAGACTTTTAGAGAAAGTTTACGATAAAATTTATGCAAAAGGAGCCGAATTAACCGGCATCAAGAAAAAACTATTTTTCTGGGCCATTGATTTAGGTTTAAAATACGAACCATACGGAGCAAATGGAGCCTGGTATGAATTCCAGCTAAAAATTGCCCGTAAATTGATTTTCAGTAAATGGAAAGAAGGTTTGGGCGGAAATCTTGATTTAATGGTTTCCGGAAGTGCTGCTTTACAACCACGTTTGACAAGAGTTTTCGCAGCTGCAGAAATTCCGGTTATGGAAGGTTACGGTTTAACTGAAACTTCTCCTGTAATTGCTGTAAACGACCAAAGAGATAAAGGTTTTAAAATTGGAACTGTTGGAAAACCAATTCGTAATCTTGAAGTTAAAATTGCTCAGGACGGCGAAATTTTAATAAAAGGCCCTAACGTAATGTTAGGCTATTATAAAGATGAAGAAAAAACAGCCGAAGCTTTACAAGACGGCTATTTTCATACGGGAGATATTGGAGAAATTGACAGCGAAGGTTTCTTAAAAATAACCGACCGTAAAAAAGAAATGTTCAAAACTTCCGGTGGTAAATATATTGCTCCACAAATGATCGAAAATGCGATGAAACAATCTCGTTTTATTGAGCAGATTATGGTTGTGGGTGAAGGAGAAAAAATGCCTGGAGCTTTTATTCAGCCAAACTTCGAATTTGTAAAAGAATGGGCAAAAATTCATAAAATTACTTTAGGAAGCACTGATGCTGAAATTAGTTCAAACCCAGACGTTATTAAACGTATCGATGAAGAAGTTGAAAGCATCAACAAAAAATTCGGACACTGGGAACAAATTAAACGTTTTGAACTAACTCCGGATGTTTGGTCAATTGATGGCGGACAACTTACTCCTACATTAAAATTAAAGCGTAAAATTATTAAAGAGATTTACAAAGATCTTTACGCAAAAATTTATGGTCAGAATTAA
- a CDS encoding ribosomal protein L7/L12, with protein MEFQRYFQSFTDYFWEWENQIFSPDSVFETITIPNGQTIGYEKFVFEVLEALSDTNFPPFGTLLLAITATNHDSKETIDRIQDWAKALEITKSFPVEHSFRLGASIGFMRQLAALPDEYKMGEKRLKMFQTIFDGCHNRISSEKAKKILEEYKEHRHHLVRAGVKEPFNEANFIKDFRTLALLKKNFPTVESILSAMENNPHEEVKEKLKEEILEEENLADTATFIEQLIQDDRTFHVGSLIKRLWSGLHIPLHHNHPSEQPLGGISDLTNKGDFDKLVISEFAYDDDVFMSRIANNEALYIQREVPPEADKFERILIIDSSLKNWGNPKILSFASAIAIARHPKTDIKCRVFIAGQDFKEVPLENVHDVIEALSELSGKLDCSMGLEAFFQQNKISSKNQEVFLFSSEDSLKLTAMKNVISAYYNEIKYVFEMEIEGIKVYKNQNNGRKMLQHIIMPLEELWNKEKKDLPRRKPAETEFDDIPLLFPIERSYQNIFYYGTDFYTYLNGNLYWFVSNKFDKGFKKLASNLPFEKGEFAMKTNDKGEKLLLCYVSASAPRINVYNIDQQKLKSSMVSDEDLKGVKVNAFGYKNEFYLTDGTYYWRVDDALKIRSSGNNFLNEAFSAYSLKQNSFVQNFMNSKFKYSIIKKIKGLSIVNDGITINGFNLTHLEFSKRGYYSQDWKHPSIQFDEKVNLILKNKGASALDLVKIIKLNTAKSLVESKAVVDEELGVILNDVTRQEAEALKSTIESNGAICYIETLSFESKDGSRVRNKDGILIFESSKEDIPKFYVPFIVNARTIMASETEYSGNDYFIIDSFLMSIKEKDFLEKYLDPFIKNVRQNGT; from the coding sequence ATGGAATTTCAAAGATATTTTCAATCGTTTACAGACTATTTTTGGGAATGGGAAAATCAGATATTTTCTCCCGATAGTGTATTTGAAACGATCACAATTCCGAATGGACAAACGATCGGTTATGAGAAATTTGTCTTTGAAGTTTTAGAAGCGCTTTCTGATACTAATTTTCCGCCATTCGGAACCCTTTTATTAGCCATTACAGCAACCAATCACGATAGTAAAGAAACTATCGACAGAATTCAGGATTGGGCAAAAGCCCTGGAAATAACCAAATCTTTTCCTGTAGAACATTCGTTTAGATTAGGTGCCAGTATTGGTTTTATGAGACAACTTGCGGCTTTGCCGGATGAATATAAAATGGGAGAAAAAAGACTGAAAATGTTTCAGACCATTTTTGATGGTTGTCACAACAGAATTTCTTCCGAAAAAGCAAAAAAGATTCTGGAAGAGTACAAAGAGCATAGACATCATTTGGTAAGGGCAGGTGTAAAAGAGCCTTTTAATGAGGCCAATTTTATAAAAGATTTCAGAACGCTAGCTTTGCTTAAAAAGAACTTTCCAACGGTGGAGTCGATTTTGTCTGCCATGGAGAATAATCCACATGAAGAGGTAAAAGAGAAGCTGAAAGAAGAAATTTTAGAAGAAGAAAATCTTGCTGATACCGCTACTTTTATTGAGCAACTTATTCAGGACGACCGTACGTTTCATGTAGGAAGCCTTATCAAGCGACTTTGGTCCGGACTTCATATTCCGTTGCACCATAATCATCCGAGTGAGCAGCCTTTGGGAGGAATCTCAGACTTGACCAACAAAGGTGATTTTGATAAACTGGTAATTTCTGAATTTGCTTATGATGATGATGTTTTTATGTCCAGAATTGCCAACAACGAAGCACTGTATATTCAAAGAGAAGTTCCGCCGGAAGCCGATAAGTTCGAACGTATTCTGATTATTGACAGCTCATTAAAAAACTGGGGAAATCCTAAGATTCTGTCTTTTGCTTCGGCGATTGCCATTGCAAGACATCCAAAAACGGATATTAAATGCAGAGTTTTTATAGCAGGACAGGATTTTAAAGAAGTTCCGTTAGAAAACGTTCATGATGTTATTGAGGCTTTGAGTGAGCTCAGCGGTAAACTGGATTGTTCGATGGGACTTGAAGCGTTTTTTCAGCAAAATAAAATCAGCAGTAAAAATCAGGAAGTATTTCTTTTTTCTTCAGAAGATAGTTTGAAACTTACTGCAATGAAAAATGTGATTAGCGCGTACTATAACGAGATCAAGTATGTTTTCGAAATGGAAATCGAAGGTATCAAAGTCTATAAAAATCAGAATAATGGCAGAAAAATGCTTCAACATATTATAATGCCGCTGGAGGAATTGTGGAATAAAGAGAAGAAAGATTTACCGCGTCGAAAACCTGCTGAAACAGAGTTCGATGATATTCCTCTTCTATTTCCAATTGAGAGAAGTTACCAGAATATTTTTTATTACGGAACGGATTTTTATACCTACCTGAATGGAAATTTATACTGGTTTGTTAGTAATAAGTTCGACAAAGGATTTAAAAAATTAGCATCAAATCTTCCTTTTGAGAAAGGGGAATTTGCCATGAAAACCAATGACAAAGGTGAAAAACTGCTATTATGTTATGTCAGCGCTTCGGCTCCCCGAATTAATGTATATAACATTGATCAACAGAAGTTAAAGAGCAGTATGGTTTCTGATGAAGATCTTAAAGGAGTGAAAGTTAATGCATTTGGATATAAAAATGAGTTCTATTTAACCGATGGCACCTATTATTGGCGTGTCGATGATGCTTTAAAAATAAGATCCAGTGGTAATAATTTTCTTAATGAAGCTTTCTCGGCCTATAGCTTAAAACAAAATTCTTTTGTTCAAAATTTTATGAATAGTAAATTCAAATACAGTATCATAAAAAAAATAAAAGGATTATCAATTGTTAATGATGGTATCACAATTAACGGATTTAACTTAACGCACTTAGAGTTTTCTAAGCGAGGTTATTATTCTCAGGACTGGAAACACCCATCGATACAATTTGATGAAAAAGTAAATCTTATTCTGAAAAACAAAGGAGCATCTGCTCTTGATCTTGTTAAAATAATAAAACTAAATACAGCCAAATCTTTAGTTGAAAGTAAAGCTGTTGTAGATGAAGAGCTTGGTGTAATTTTGAATGATGTGACAAGACAAGAAGCAGAAGCGTTGAAGAGTACAATAGAAAGTAACGGAGCAATTTGCTACATCGAAACCTTGTCTTTTGAATCTAAGGATGGAAGCCGGGTAAGAAATAAGGACGGAATTTTAATTTTTGAAAGCAGTAAAGAGGATATTCCTAAGTTTTATGTTCCTTTTATTGTAAACGCAAGGACAATTATGGCTTCGGAAACAGAATATTCCGGTAACGATTATTTTATTATAGATTCTTTCCTAATGAGTATAAAAGAGAAAGATTTTCTGGAGAAATATCTGGATCCGTTTATTAAAAATGTAAGACAAAATGGAACTTAA
- a CDS encoding ATP-grasp domain-containing protein produces MKQKYNRIALVGIEQEEYDIIKKQYSGHIIWHQSIPKIVVKDEILYMEKSNGIGMLPVDKVVYYGIYDNDFDFIAGLAIWGGDCYPKASAMLDCRFKIPCLVKALSLSRFSAPRGFVSAGASVNATGDTVAKWGNWHCGENKHRFTGEWESEFTATIEPFYEGEAVRIMMIGDTYWQIKLEGDDWLKSIHPDDATFMTVDQDLLEDTIYIRNTLQMDMIGNDYIVAKDGTKYLLEVNHIPNITRFEEVRQVYLSTVIEWIN; encoded by the coding sequence ATGAAACAAAAATACAACCGAATAGCCCTTGTTGGAATTGAACAGGAAGAATATGACATCATAAAAAAACAATATTCAGGACATATTATCTGGCATCAGTCGATACCAAAAATTGTAGTGAAAGATGAAATTCTTTATATGGAAAAATCTAACGGAATTGGCATGTTGCCGGTTGATAAAGTGGTCTATTACGGAATTTATGATAATGACTTTGACTTTATTGCAGGTCTTGCAATCTGGGGTGGCGATTGTTATCCAAAAGCTTCTGCGATGTTGGATTGCCGATTTAAGATTCCGTGTCTGGTAAAAGCTTTATCTCTTTCCAGATTTAGTGCTCCACGCGGATTTGTAAGTGCCGGCGCTTCTGTCAATGCAACGGGTGATACTGTTGCAAAATGGGGAAACTGGCATTGTGGCGAAAACAAACATCGTTTTACAGGAGAGTGGGAAAGCGAATTTACTGCTACTATCGAACCTTTTTACGAAGGCGAAGCAGTTCGAATCATGATGATTGGCGATACCTATTGGCAGATTAAACTGGAAGGCGACGACTGGTTAAAATCAATTCATCCGGACGATGCGACTTTTATGACTGTAGATCAGGACTTGTTAGAGGATACTATCTATATCAGGAACACTTTGCAAATGGATATGATTGGAAATGATTATATCGTCGCCAAAGATGGTACTAAATATTTATTAGAAGTAAACCATATACCAAATATAACCCGATTTGAAGAGGTGCGACAAGTTTATTTGTCAACTGTTATCGAATGGATTAACTAA